A portion of the Megalobrama amblycephala isolate DHTTF-2021 linkage group LG23, ASM1881202v1, whole genome shotgun sequence genome contains these proteins:
- the tex11 gene encoding testis-expressed protein 11 encodes MEQFSVDVKNLSEKLLHRQSDSNLDEVIESLFKEVLTLDGAAKLQDSQLEEIAIQLWNWAVTKRVGSTITEEQKAKVRHVACRLLYSCEPENPSENIVRKQILMASKTGRTWLDCKQPKLADVFLSMAVNSLETLYSRLTSHGDCAEDINTPKGDIEKDLLRVLSYQAESAVSQEQHQEAVSCIQRCKEMLLRVPKETGYLSLICYNFGVDTCSQGKREESTFWLSQSYDIGKMNVKYSPGSEMQAKVLRLLATVYLEWDCQKYLEKAIHAVSLANKEHMQLSGLYLKIRILVKSRSPDDAVKSGLSELLDCEVPLEVCLSTVKLLVDENREALAFDFLKRVCQHFESSPELGSALLMQIELLLQRDKELLAKQKIEDAINGHYTGKQLTPQTQSSLHILLWDRAFKNFEAKNYSEALQWYNYSLSFYKAGELDPNLAKLQRNRSSCFLQLQQLDKAKEAVEEAARIDPNNIFTQFNIYKIAVLMSNAEKAAVALKEIGALAQTPVTSEDRLLVTENAAANLLSLAVQIALEHEQQETAIKALESLCEHSQDVAQILTALRCLVRLVLSTMENTSEENRNANLDTLLSYLRTALQKVSQISRNQGGQGAEEANWFRRIAWNSALQCEHSPMRMRDFFLLSFQLSQLCVPDRAVLMGQKTCLLMAAAASLEICRSSDHTEQQTELLTQTLEHIQLCKEIWTTIKASGTSPKDKTDTLLLLYEFEARAKLNDAKLESVLESILELDHIETKLLEMIAVLAMEPPAHFPILCKKALRIALSLHRKQPQADLTRCSNCLHSLIQLTLPSGVSEVQPCVLEEVWSYYEQALSIIASAPEDFPELEILWLLTRAWNTGILLYSLAQYPEAERWCGLGMSFLRHLGSLQDSYQTQMAGLYSEVLDRLDKAKKNLIIEE; translated from the exons ATGGAGCAGTTTTCAGTCGATGTAAAAA ACCTGTCTGAGAAACTCCTCCACAGACAGAGCGATTCAAATTTAGATGAGGTGATTGAGTCGCTCTTCAAAGAAGTTTTAACTCTAGATGGAGCAGCAAAACTTCAGGATTCACAG TTGGAGGAAATCGCCATACAGTTGTGGAACTGGGCTGTGACCAAACGTGTTGGCTCAACTATTACAGAAGAGCAAAAGGCCAAAg TGCGTCATGTGGCATGCAGACTTCTGTATTCATGTGAGCCTGAAAACCCATCAGAGAATATTGTTCGCAAGCAGATACTG ATGGCCAGCAAAACAGGGAGAACATGGCTTGATTGTAAACAACCCAAACTTGCTGATGTGTTTTTGAGCATGGCTGTCAAT AGCCTGGAGACTCTTTACAGCAGACTAACTTCCCATGGAGACTGTGCAGAAGATATAAACACACCAAAGGGAGACATAGAGAAAGACTTGCTGCGGGTTTTGTCTTACCAAGCTGAATCT GCAGTTTCTCAAGAGCAACATCAGGAGGCAGTGTCATGCATACAGCGATGTAAAGAAATGCTTCTCCGTGTCCCCAAAGAG ACTGGCTATCTCTCTCTCATCTGTTACAACTTTGGGGTCGACACTTGCAGTCAGGGAAAGCGTGAAGAGAGCACATTTTGGCTCAG CCAAAGTTATGATATAGGCAAGATGAATGTGAAATACTCGCCAGGATCAGAGATGCAA GCCAAAGTCTTAAGACTTCTTGCAACAGTTTATTTGGAGTGGGACTGTCAAAAGTACCTGGAGAAAGCTATTCATGCTGTGAGCTTGGCTAATAAG GAGCATATGCAGTTGTCAGGCCTCTACCTAAAGATCCGTATCTTAGTGAAAAGCCGTAGCCCAGATGATGCAGTAAAATCTG GGCTGTCAGAGTTACTGGACTGTGAGGTTCCACTGGAAGTGTGCTTGAGCACAGTTAAACTGCTCGTGGACGAGAACAG GGAGGCTCTGGCCTTTGACTTCCTGAAGAGGGTTTGTCAGCACTTTGAGTCGTCTCCTGAACTGGGCTCTGCTCTGCTCATGCAGATAGAGCTGCTTCTGCAGCGGGACAAAGAGCTGCTGGCCAAGCAGAAGATTGAGGATGCTATCAATG GACATTACACTGGAAAACAGCTAACACCACAGACTCAATCATCTCTCCACATTCTGCTGTGGGATAGAGCTTTCAAAAACTTTGAA GCCAAGAACTATTCTGAAGCTCTGCAGTGGTATAACTACTCACTGAGTTTCTACAAAGCAGGTGAGTTGGATCCCAACCTCGCTAAACTGCAAAGAAACCGATCCTCCTGTTTCCTGCAGCTGCAACAACTTGACAAG GCCAAAGAGGCTGTAGAAGAGGCAGCAAGGATTGATCCAAACAACATTTTCACACAGTTCAACATCTACAAAATCGCTGTCCTGATGAGCAATGCTGAGAAAG CTGCTGTGGCTCTGAAAGAGATTGGCGCTCTGGCTCAGACTCCAGTCACCAGTGAGGACAGACTGCTAGTGACCGAGAACGCTGCAGCAAACCTCCTCAGCCTGGCAGTGCAGATCGCCCTTGAG CATGAGCAGCAGGAAACAGCCATCAAAGCCCTAGAGAGTCTGTGTGAACACTCACAAGATGTTGCTCAAATCCTCACTGCCTTGAG GTGTTTAGTTCGACTTGTTCTTTCAACAATGGAAAACACCAGTGAGGAAAACAG GAATGCCAATTTGGATACCCTCTTGTCATACCTAAGGACAG CTCTTCAGAAAGTATCCCAAATCAGCCGTAATCAAGGAGGCCAGGGAGCAGAAGAGGCCAACTGGTTCAGGAGAATCG CGTGGAACTCAGCTCTGCAGTGTGAGCACAGTCCTATGAGGATGAGGGATTTCTTTCTTCTCTCCTTCCAG CTGTCACAGCTGTGTGTCCCAGACCGAGCTGTGTTGATGGGGCAGAAGACGTGTCTGCTGATGGCTGCTGCTGCCTCTCTGGAGATCTGCAGGAGCTCTGATCACACTGAGCAACAG ACCGAGCTGCTGACCCAGACTCTGGAGCACATCCAGCTCTGTAAAGAGATCTGGACGACCATCAAAGCATCAG GCACTTCCCCTAAAGACAAAACAGACACATTATTGCTGCTCTACGAGTTTGAAGCCCGGGCCAAATTAAATGATGCCAAGCTTGAATCTGTCCTTGAATCAATTTTGGAGCTGGATCACATTGAGACCAAGCTGTTAGAAATGATCGCAG TCCTGGCGATGGAACCACCAGCCCATTTCCCCATTCTGTGTAAGAAGGCACTGAGGATCGCCCTGTCTCTACACAGAAAACAACCACAGGCCGACCTCACACGCTGCAG tAACTGTTTACACAGCCTGATTCAGCTGACCCTGCCAAGCGGTGTGTCCGAGGTTCAGCCCTGCGTGTTGGAGGAAGTGTGGAGCTACTATGAGCAAGCTCTTTCCATCATAGCCTCCGCA CCCGAGGACTTTCCAGAGCTGGAGATCCTGTGGCTGCTGACCCGAGCGTGGAATACGGGAATCCTGCTGTACAGTCTGGCCCAGTACCCCGAGGCCGAGAGGTGGTGCGGGCTGGGAATGAGCTTCCTGCGGCACCTGGGCTCCCTGCAGGACAGCTATCAGACTCAG ATGGCGGGCCTGTACAGTGAGGTGTTGGACAGGCTGGATAAAGCAAAGAAGAATCTCATTATTGAGGAATGA